AAGCACCGCGACCGGATCAAGATGATGTCGAGCGGCGCCGTGCACGAGATGCTCGAGGTCGGCGTGATCAGCCCGGAGCCGCTCAAGGCCGCGGAGCTGGGCGTCGGCGAGACCGGCTACCTCATCACCGGCGTGAAGGACGTGCGCCAGTCCCGCGTCGGCGACACCGTCACCAGCCAGCACCACGGCGCCACCGACCCGCTCGGGGGCTACGCCCACCCCACCCCGATGGTCTACGCCGGGCTCTACCCGATCGACGGGGACCAGTACCCCGAGCTGCGCGACGCGTTGGAGAAGCTGCAGCTCAACGACGCCTCGCTCACCTACGAGCCGGAGACCTCCGGGGCACTCGGCTTCGGCTTCCGCTGCGGCTTCCTCGGGCTGCTGCACATGGAGATCACCCGCGAGCGGCTCGAGCGGGAGTTCAACCTCGACCTCATCTCGACCGCGCCCAACGTGGTCTACGAGGTCGTCATGGAGGACGGCTCCCAGCTGACGGTCACCAACCCCAGCGAGTACCCCGACGGGAAGATCCACGAGGTCCGCGAGCCCGTCGTCTCCGCCACGATCCTCGCCCCGGCGGACTACATCGGCACCATCATGGAGCTCTGCCAGGCCAAGCGCGGCACCCTGCTCGGCATGGACTACCTGTCCGAGGACCGCGTGGAGATGCGCTACACGCTGCCCATGGGCGAGATCGCCTTCGACTTCTTCGACCAGCTGAAGTCGAAGACCAAGGGCTACGCCTCGCTCAACTACGAGCGCTCGGGCGAGCAGGCCGCCGACCTCGTGAAGGTCGACATCCTCCTGCAGGGTGAGCCCGTCGACGCCTTCAGCGCGATCGTGCACAAGGACGCGGCGTACGGCTACGGCGTGATGATGGCCGGCAAGCTCAAGGAGCTCATCCCGCGGCAGCAGTTCGAGGTGCCGATCCAGGCCGCCATCGGCGCCCGCGTGATCGCCCGCGAGAACATCCGCGCGATCCGGAAGGACGTGCTCGCCAAGTGCTACGGCGGCGACATCAGCCGCAAGCGCAAGCTGCTGGAGAAGCAGAAGGAGGGCAAGAAGCGGATGAAGATGGTCGGCCGCGTCGAGGTCCCCCAGGAGGCCTTCGTGGCCGCGCTCTCCACGACGCAGCCCGCCGAGAAGAAGAAGTCGTAGCGCCTCAGGCCGCGGTCCACCCCGGGTCGCGGCCGAGGCGGCCGAGCAGCCGGTCGCCGGGGCTCGCGTCGTCCGGCACGGGCACCGCCGCGGCGCAGACGCCCTCGGCGTACAGGGCGTCGCCCCACGCGTTCGCCGCCGCGTCGTGCCTGATCGCGTCCGCGTCGGAGATCGCGTAGGGCTGGCCCGTGGCCCGCGCGACGTCCCAGCCGTGGACGAGCAGGTCCCACGTGTAGAAGTCGCGCAGGGTGGCGCCGATCGTCGTGGGCCCGAAGAAGCCGTCGTACGTGCGGTCCAGCACCTCGTCCGTGAGCACGCCCGCCGTGGCGGCGACGTGCGCGCGCCACGCGCCGGCGACGTCGCACCGGGGTCGGCTGCCCAGGTCGGGAGCGACGGGGACCGGGAGCCCGTGCCGTTCCAGGAGCTCTCGCTGCGTGTCGATGACGTGCTGCACGACGGCCCGCGCGTCCCATCCCGCGCAGGGGCTGGGGCGGTCCCACCGCCCGTCGGCGCCGTCGAGCACGCCGGCGAACCGCTCGGCGCGCGCGAGGTGGTCGGTCCGGATCGCGGCGGCCGACGAGGGGACGGTGGGCAGCGGGGGAACGGTGGGCTCGCTCATGCGCCGCACGCTAGGCCGGAGCGGCGTCCGCCTCTTGTGATAATCGGACACGTGGCGGACGACGGCGAGGCGCAGCCCCTCCAGGAGCTCGTCGGCCCGGTCGACCGGGCCCACCTGACGGGACTCAGCCGCCCGTCGCCGCCGCTCCACCGCTACGCCCCGTCGCCCGACCTCGTCGACCTGGTCGAGCGCTACTGGATCCCCGTCTGGTCGCTCGCCGCACCGTCGACGCAGCGCACGCTCCAGCACCCGGTCTGCCTGCTGGTCGTGAGCAACGACTACGCCCGCTTCTACGGCCCCACGCGGGGCCTCTCCTCGGTCACGCTCTCCGGCGAGGGGTACGCCGCGGGCGTGATGCTGACCCCCGCCGCCGGGCGCCTGCTGCTCGACCGCCCGGTCGCGTCGGTGACCGACGTCCACCTCGACCTGGACGCGCTGACGACGCTCGACGGCGCGGCGCTGACCGGGGAGGTCCGGAGGGCGATGGACGCGGGGCCGAGCGCGCCGGAGAGCCACGCCGCGGCCATCGCGGCCTACGAGCGTCGCCTCCGCACGTTCCTCCCCGTCGACGAGCAGGGCCTGCTGGTCAACCACCTCGTCGCCTGGCTCCGCGAGCACCCCGAGGTGACCCGCGTCGACGAGGTGGCGGAGGCCGTCGGGCTGGGCGAGCGCGCCCTCCACCGCCTCACCACCGACCGGCTCGGGCTCTCGCCGAAGTGGCTCGTGCAGCGTCGTCGCCTCCACGACGCGGTGCTCGCGCTCAAGGCGGGGACGCGGTCGCTCGCGGGCCTCGCCGCCGAGCTGGGCTACACCGACCAGGCGCACTTCACCCGCGACTTCCGCACCGTCACCGGCACGACCCCGGGCGCCTACCTCGCCGACCAGCCGCGAGGCGCCACGTGAGCGGCGCCGGGCCCGTCGTCGT
This Nocardioides alkalitolerans DNA region includes the following protein-coding sequences:
- the lepA gene encoding translation elongation factor 4, which codes for MPATPASAVPQPGRTDPAIIRNFCIIAHIDHGKSTLADRMLQLTGVVGEREAKAQYLDRMDIERERGITIKSQAVRMPWTVTAEAADQHGVEAGPGTYVLNMIDTPGHVDFTYEVSRSLEACEAAILLVDAAQGIEAQTLANLYLAMGADLHIIPVLNKIDLPSANVEKYALELANLVGCEPEDVLLTSAKTGVGVEALLNEIVKQVPAPVGDADAPARALIFDSVYDTYRGVVTYVRVVDGSLKHRDRIKMMSSGAVHEMLEVGVISPEPLKAAELGVGETGYLITGVKDVRQSRVGDTVTSQHHGATDPLGGYAHPTPMVYAGLYPIDGDQYPELRDALEKLQLNDASLTYEPETSGALGFGFRCGFLGLLHMEITRERLEREFNLDLISTAPNVVYEVVMEDGSQLTVTNPSEYPDGKIHEVREPVVSATILAPADYIGTIMELCQAKRGTLLGMDYLSEDRVEMRYTLPMGEIAFDFFDQLKSKTKGYASLNYERSGEQAADLVKVDILLQGEPVDAFSAIVHKDAAYGYGVMMAGKLKELIPRQQFEVPIQAAIGARVIARENIRAIRKDVLAKCYGGDISRKRKLLEKQKEGKKRMKMVGRVEVPQEAFVAALSTTQPAEKKKS
- a CDS encoding TIGR03086 family metal-binding protein; this encodes MSEPTVPPLPTVPSSAAAIRTDHLARAERFAGVLDGADGRWDRPSPCAGWDARAVVQHVIDTQRELLERHGLPVPVAPDLGSRPRCDVAGAWRAHVAATAGVLTDEVLDRTYDGFFGPTTIGATLRDFYTWDLLVHGWDVARATGQPYAISDADAIRHDAAANAWGDALYAEGVCAAAVPVPDDASPGDRLLGRLGRDPGWTAA
- a CDS encoding AraC family transcriptional regulator; its protein translation is MADDGEAQPLQELVGPVDRAHLTGLSRPSPPLHRYAPSPDLVDLVERYWIPVWSLAAPSTQRTLQHPVCLLVVSNDYARFYGPTRGLSSVTLSGEGYAAGVMLTPAAGRLLLDRPVASVTDVHLDLDALTTLDGAALTGEVRRAMDAGPSAPESHAAAIAAYERRLRTFLPVDEQGLLVNHLVAWLREHPEVTRVDEVAEAVGLGERALHRLTTDRLGLSPKWLVQRRRLHDAVLALKAGTRSLAGLAAELGYTDQAHFTRDFRTVTGTTPGAYLADQPRGAT